In Papaver somniferum cultivar HN1 unplaced genomic scaffold, ASM357369v1 unplaced-scaffold_114, whole genome shotgun sequence, a genomic segment contains:
- the LOC113328675 gene encoding short-chain dehydrogenase reductase 3b-like produces the protein MSTARLEGKVAIITGAASGIGEAAARLFVENGASVVIADVQDELGDQVVASIGPERCSYKHCDVTDEKQVEEMVTYTLDKYGTLDIVYSNAGIVGSLTSTLDLDVKALEKTIDVNVCGSVAMMKHACRAMVARNIHGSIICTASAGATRGGLAPAGYTASKHALLGVVRSASRELGMYGIRVNCVSPFAVATPMACTIPGVNRFRLDPEFVEAQMSSVSNLKGMILKPKDIAETAMFLASDESACINGHNLVVDGGFPDSMDTFPVNKYKAVLDIARWSISKVTFSSILSMLVPRFLISVFDQTSDSSKD, from the exons ATGTCTACCGCAAG GTTGGAGGGCAAAGTCGCTATTATTACAGGGGCAGCGAGTGGAATTGGTGAAGCAGCGGCAAGGTTATTTGTTGAGAATGGTGCATCTGTTGTGATTGCTGATGTCCAAGATGAATTAGGTGATCAAGTTGTAGCATCAATTGGACCAGAGAGATGTAGTTACAAACACTGTGATGTTACTGATGAAAAACAAGTGGAAGAGATGGTAACATATACTTTGGACAAGTATGGTACCCTTGATATTGTGTATAGCAATGCCGGAATCGTAGGATCATTGACTAGTACTCTTGATCTAGATGTGAAAGCATTGGAGAAAACAATTGATGTTAACGTCTGCGGTAGTGTAGCCATGATGAAGCATGCATGTCGTGCAATGGTGGCAAGAAACATTCATGGATCAATCATATGTACAGCAAGTGCAGGGGCGACTCGAGGTGGGTTAGCGCCAGCAGGTTACACAGCTTCAAAGCATGCTCTTTTGGGTGTGGTTCGATCAGCTTCACGGGAGCTCGGAATGTACGGGATAAGAGTTAACTGTGTGTCTCCCTTCGCAGTTGCTACACCAATGGCATGTACTATACCAGGGGTCAACCGATTCCGCTTAGATCCGGAGTTCGTTGAAGCACAAATGTCGTCTGTTTCAAACTTGAAGGGGATGATTTTGAAGCCTAAAGATATAGCGGAGACTGCTATGTTTCTTGCCTCGGACGAGTCCGCTTGCATCAATGGACATAATCTTGTAGTAGATGGTGGATTTCCTGATTCTATGGACACTTTTCCGGTTAATAAATATAAAGCAGTTCTGGACATAGCGCGATGGTCAATTAGCAAAGTAACATTTTCTTCCATTCTCTCCATGCTTGTGCCTAGGTTTCTCATTAGTGTGTTTGATCAAACTAGTGATAGTAGTAAAGATTGA
- the LOC113328959 gene encoding beta-amyrin 28-monooxygenase-like: protein MIISLSLTLLIILIPVSLYSVKFLSRKNNTTTTIGLANSGNKQQLPPGSSVWSFIRETGDYIRAGQDGAPEKYFFDRVRRYSSQVFRTSLFGESVIVIGGTASGNKFLFSNENKILETWYPKSISQIFPSIKSSSGNQATPKRLRKLYPQLLNPDSLRNYIAIMDSRTARYFESHWDTEINTNEKVIITTVYPLVKKQSFSLTCFLISSIDYQHEPHRVHELYKLFCDVHKGIISLPINFPGTQFNRACKSSKLIRKEMEKVFRQRMIHIQSHADVPMQDMLSRLITLCEEDSGLDETFIVDALTGLIFGASASTGDVITLVMKYLADYPDVYDQVLKEQMAVACSKGTGKLLNWDDFQKMKYSWNVVREVMRVASPVPIGFKKASTDFWYDGYFVPKGWKLCLSSAATHKNPDYFPDPEKFDPSRFQGGGPAPYTFIPFGGGPSLCPGKEFVRLVILVFLHHVVRRYKWDRAVPFSDHDEHEKLVFQPFPRLTKGLPIRIRHHERR from the exons ATGATCATCTCTTTGTCTTTGACGCTTTTGATAATTCTTATCCCCGTCTCTCTTTATTCTGTTAAATTCTTGAGTAGAAAAAataataccaccaccaccattggaTTAGCTAATAGTGGTAATAAGCAGCAGCTTCCTCCTGGAAGCTCCGTCTGGTCGTTCATTAGAGAAACAGGAGACTACATCAGAGCCGGTCAAGATGGTGCCCCTGAGAAATATTTCTTTGACAGAGTTCGGAGATACTCATCTCAAGTCTTTAGGACGTCATTATTTGGAGAATCTGTTATTGTTATAGGTGGTACTGCATCTGgcaacaaatttttattttccaatgagaATAAAATTTTAGAAACTTGGTATCCTAAATCCATCAGTCAAATTTTCCCTTCTATTAAAAGTAGCAGCGGCAACCAAGCAACACCAAAGAGGCTTCGTAAATTGTATCCGCAATTGCTAAACCCTGATTCATTGCGCAACTACATAGCCATTATGGATTCAAGGACAGCACGTTATTTTGAATCTCACTGGGATACAGAAATTAATACGAATGAAAAAGTGATCATTACTACTGTGTATCCTCTAGTCAAGAAACAAAGCTTCTCACTGACATGTTTTTTGATCTCAAGCATCGATTACCAGCATGAACCTCATCGTGTCCATGAGCTATACAAATTGTTTTGTGATGTGCACAAAGGGATCATATCGTTACCTATAAATTTTCCAGGAACACAATTCAATCGTGCCTGTAAATCAAGCAAATTGATAAGAAAGGAGATGGAAAAGGTGTTCAGACAAAGAATGATCCATATTCAATCTCATGCGGACGTGCCAATGCAAGATATGTTGTCACGGCTCATAACTTTGTGTGAGGAAGATAGTGGCCTCGATGAAACTTTCATAGTTGATGCACTTACCGGTCTAATTTTTGGCGCGAGTGCTTCCACTGGTGATGTCATAACATTGGTTATGAAATATCTTGCCGATTATCCCGATGTTTACGATCAGGTTCTAAAGG AACAAATGGCTGTAGCTTGTTCTAAAGGAACCGGGAAGTTGTTAAATTGGGATGACTTCCAAAAGATGAAATACTCTTGGAATGTGGTCCGTGAAGTGATGAGGGTAGCATCACCGGTTCCAATAGGCTTTAAAAAGGCCTCAACCGACTTCTGGTACGACGGATACTTTGTTCCAAAAGGATGGAAG CTATGTTTGAGCTCAGCAGCAACACACAAGAATCCTGATTACTTCCCAGATCCGGAAAAATTTGATCCTTCAAGGTTTCAAGGGGGCGGACCAGCTCCTTATACATTTATTCCATTCGGGGGAGGCCCTAGCTTGTGCCCAGGCAAAGAGTTTGTTCGATTAGTAATACTTGTCTTCCTCCACCATGTGGTAAGAAGGTACAAGTGGGATAGAGCAGTGCCATTTAGTGATCATGATGAACATGAGAAGTTAGTATTCCAACCTTTTCCACGGCTTACCAAAGGGCTCCCTATCCGCATTCGGCATCACGAAAGAAgatag